The Eublepharis macularius isolate TG4126 chromosome 8, MPM_Emac_v1.0, whole genome shotgun sequence genome contains a region encoding:
- the LOC129334764 gene encoding uncharacterized protein LOC129334764 isoform X1 yields the protein MAKCDIKSAFRLLPVHPGDFELLGFAFEGKYYMDRALPMGCSVSCAAFERFSSFLEWELRRRAGSRDSAHYLDDFLFVGRAGSSECARLLDTFLRLAEELGVPLAHEKTEGPSTVLTFLGIELDTVQQSMRLPLNKVDDLRARLQEFKVKRKASLIELQQLVGHLNFACKAIAPGRAFLRRLCDAMAPLRAPHHRLRVTSGMRDDLDVWSEFVEGFNGVTLWREELLLEAELQVTSDASGSTGFGVYFRRHWCAEQWPPDWLASDLVRDLTFLEFFPILVAVHLWGDELANHSVHFWCDNQAVVHVVNSLTSRSPRVMRLVRSFTLQCLRCNILFKARHVPGSNNGVADALSRQQMERFWQLAPAADPQPAVMPVDLWRLGKPKPAGPSSSPSRLVHEERIGER from the coding sequence atggcgaaatgtgatatcaagtcggcatttcgtcttctccctgtccaccccgGTGATTTTGAACTTTTAGGTTTTGCCTTTGAAGGCAAATATTACATGGACCGTGCCTTACCGATGGGCTGTTCTGTTTCCTGCGCGGCCTTTGAgcgtttcagctcctttttggagtgggaattgaggagGCGTGCAGGTAGTCGTGACTccgcccattatttagatgacttcctttTTGTTGGGCGGGCGGGGTCATCTGAGTGTGCCAGGTTGCTGGACACTTTTCTTAgattggctgaggagctgggggtccctttggctcatgagaagaccgAAGGGCCTTCCACTGTGCTCACCTTTTTGGGGATCGAGTTAGACACGGTCCAGCAATCCATGAGATTGCCGTTGAATAAGGTGGACGATCTTCGAGCTCGTCTGCAGGAGTTTAAGGTTAAGCGCAAGGCTTCCTTGATTGAGttacagcagctggtggggcatctcaattttgcctgtaaggccatTGCTCCTGGTAGGGCCTTTTTACGTCGGCTAtgcgacgctatggcccctttgcgtgcaccccatcaccgcTTGAGGGTGACGAGTGGCATGCGCGATGATCTGGATGTTTGGTCTGAATTTGTTGAAGGGTTTAATGGTGTGACACTTTGGCGAGAGGAGTTATTGCTTGAAGCCGAGTTGCAAGTTACGTCAGACGCCTCAGGGTCTACTGGCTTTGGCGTTTATTttcggaggcactggtgtgcggagCAGTGGCCGCCTGATTGGTTGGCATCTGATTTAGTGAGGGACCTTACTTTTCTGGAGttctttcccattctggtggctgtACACCTGTGGGGTGACGAGTTagccaaccactctgtccacttttggtgcgacaatcaggcaGTGGTTCACGTGGTTAACTCCTTGACCTCCAGGTCCCCTAGGGTCATGAGGTTGGTTAGGTCCTTTACCTTGCAGTGTCTTCGGtgcaatattttgtttaaagctagacacgttcctggaagtaacaacggagtggcagacgctttgtctcgccaacagatggagcgtttctggcagcttgcacCAGCAGCCGACCCGCAGCCAGCTGTGATGCCCGTAGACCTATGGCGGCTTGGGAAGCCGAAGCCTGCCGGGCCATCCAGCTCGCCATCGCGCCTAGTACATGAAGagcgtattggagagcggtag
- the LOC129334764 gene encoding uncharacterized protein LOC129334764 isoform X4, translating to MLTFLSFYWIHLWLPGCVTAPQGDIWQSKGAIWIFCQKEGAAGSSMAGGSGGRETAVTESQEPVVDLERDWQDDPPPVAVAVDPVDVPDGAFLAACTSSRPAASCDARRPMAAWEAEACRAIQLAIAPST from the exons ATGttgacttttctttctttttattggatACACTTATGGCTACCTGGATGTGTTACAGCTCCACAGGGGGACATTTGGCAGTCAAAAGGAGCAATCTGGATTTTCTGCCAAAAAG AAGGGGCTGCTGGATCCTCGATGGCTGGTGGCAGCGGTGGACGCGAGACTGCTGTTACAGAATCCCAGGAGCCGGTGGTGGATCTGGAGCGTGATTGGCAGGACGACCCGCCTCCGGTGGCTGTGGCTGTTGACCCGGTGGATGTTCCTG atggagcgtttctggcagcttgcacCAGCAGCCGACCCGCAGCCAGCTGTGATGCCCGTAGACCTATGGCGGCTTGGGAAGCCGAAGCCTGCCGGGCCATCCAGCTCGCCATCGCGCCTAGTACATGA